One window of Candidatus Aminicenantes bacterium genomic DNA carries:
- the corA gene encoding magnesium/cobalt transporter CorA, with protein sequence MVEKIKKRSVKAGLPPGTLVHIGTKMAAKSRIRILDYDERMVREKSNAPVDDCLPFRDSETTTWIDIDGLQDTELLERLGKSYGLHPLILEDILNTDQRPKLDDMESYLYVVLKMLDYNDSSLEIVSEQVSVVLGRNFVISFQEGREGDLLEPLRERIRGGKGRIRKMGSDYLTYSILDNIIDRYFLVLEKLGERIEVLEEDLVSDPRPETLRQIHQLKREMIYLRKSVWPLREVIYGLEKSESGLIQQSTRIFLRDVYDHTIQIIDSIETFRDMLSGMLDIYLSSVSNRMNQIMKVLTIRAMLRFFKKKNWL encoded by the coding sequence ATGGTCGAAAAGATTAAAAAGCGATCGGTCAAGGCGGGCCTGCCGCCGGGCACGTTGGTTCACATTGGAACGAAAATGGCGGCCAAAAGCCGCATCCGCATCCTCGATTACGACGAGCGAATGGTGCGCGAAAAGAGCAACGCGCCGGTCGACGATTGCCTTCCTTTCCGCGACAGCGAAACAACAACCTGGATCGATATCGATGGACTCCAGGACACCGAACTGCTGGAGCGCCTCGGGAAAAGCTACGGGCTGCACCCGCTGATCCTGGAGGACATTCTCAACACCGACCAGAGGCCGAAGCTCGACGACATGGAAAGTTACCTCTACGTCGTCTTGAAGATGCTCGACTACAACGACTCCAGCCTGGAAATCGTTTCCGAGCAGGTCAGCGTCGTTTTGGGAAGGAATTTCGTGATCTCCTTTCAGGAAGGCCGCGAAGGCGATCTGCTGGAGCCGCTGCGCGAGCGCATCCGCGGCGGCAAGGGCCGGATCAGGAAAATGGGATCCGATTACCTGACCTATTCGATCCTCGACAACATCATCGACCGTTATTTCCTCGTCCTGGAGAAGCTTGGGGAAAGGATCGAGGTGCTGGAGGAGGACCTGGTCAGCGATCCGCGGCCGGAGACCCTGCGCCAGATCCATCAGCTGAAGCGGGAAATGATTTATTTGCGCAAGTCGGTCTGGCCGCTGCGCGAGGTGATCTACGGCCTGGAAAAGAGCGAATCCGGCCTGATCCAGCAGTCGACGCGGATATTCCTGCGCGACGTGTACGACCATACCATCCAGATCATCGACAGCATCGAAACCTTCCGCGACATGCTTTCCGGCATGCTCGACATCTACCTCTCCTCGGTCAGCAACCGCATGAACCAGATCATGAAGGTGCTGACCATCAGGGCCATGCTTCGTTTTTTCAAAAAGAAAAACTGGCTCTAG
- a CDS encoding GNAT family N-acetyltransferase: MSKQTPLLYREKVLPGDAAAVRAIVASSGYFHGHEIDVAVELVDERLQKGLKSGYYFVFAEQDGRVVGYCCYGPIACTEGSFDLYWIAVDNEFRSRGIGRILLQKSEERIVAQGGRAVWVETSGQEKYQPTRDFYLHNRYQVEAVLKDFYAAGDDKYVFVKRLSAHGRKD; this comes from the coding sequence ATGAGCAAGCAAACGCCGTTGTTGTACAGAGAAAAAGTTTTGCCCGGCGACGCCGCGGCCGTCCGCGCCATCGTCGCATCGAGCGGGTATTTTCACGGCCATGAAATCGATGTGGCGGTGGAACTGGTCGACGAGCGCTTGCAGAAGGGCCTGAAGAGCGGCTATTATTTTGTCTTCGCCGAGCAGGACGGGCGGGTCGTCGGCTACTGTTGTTACGGCCCCATCGCCTGCACCGAAGGCAGCTTCGACCTGTACTGGATCGCCGTCGACAACGAGTTCCGCAGCCGCGGCATCGGCCGGATCCTGCTGCAAAAAAGCGAGGAGCGGATCGTTGCCCAGGGCGGCAGGGCCGTCTGGGTGGAAACCTCGGGGCAGGAGAAATACCAGCCGACGCGTGATTTTTACCTGCACAACCGCTATCAGGTGGAAGCGGTGCTCAAAGATTTCTACGCCGCGGGGGATGACAAGTACGTTTTCGTCAAGCGCCTATCCGCCCATGGTCGAAAAGATTAA